The DNA region GAGACCATCCAGTTTCAGGGGCGTTACTACGGTGTACCCGTTGGCATTCACCGGAGCAACTGGCTATGGATCAACCCAAAAGCTTTTGAAACAACCGGGCTTGCGATTCCTTCCAGCTGGGATGACCTGATTGCCATTGCTCCCCGCCTGCGCCGTGCGGGCTTTATTCCACTGACTCATGGCGGAGAAGCCTGGCAACAGGCTGCGATTTTCGAGTCTGTCGTACTCTCGGAAGGAGGCGCCGATTTTTACCGGCAGGCTCTGGTAGATCACGACCATAAAGCCCTGACCAGCCCCACCATGATCAAGGTGTTTCGAAAACTGAAACAGATTGCCTCACTGACCCCTGACAACCGGACCAGAATGTCATGGGACAGAGCAACACAGGAAATCATTAACAATCAGGCTGCCGTGATGCTGATGGGGGACTGGGCGCTTGGGGAATTCAAAATGAATGGTCAGGTCGAAGGAGAGGATTTTTACTGCCAGCCCGCCTTCGGAACCGACAAAAAATTCATCTACAACATCGACAGCTTTGTTATGTTTAATCTCAGACGCTTCAGGGACCGTCAGGCACAGCACGGGTTGACCCACCAATTGATGGACAAAGAGACACAAATCGCATTCAACGAGAAAAAAGGCTCAATCCCTGTGCGAATGGACGCAGCAGAATATCTTCAGGGCTGCCAGCAGCAAAGTCTGGAAGACCTTCAGGCCAGCATCAAAGCCAACACTCTGGTACCCAGCATCATTCATGGAATGGCAACCAGGGAGTCTCTGCAGATACCCGCCATTAACTTTGTCAGTAGTTACATGTCCGACCCGGTCGTAACACCGGAACAGGCAGTAAAATCGCTATCTGCCGCACTGCTCTCGCCATCAAACTCGCTATCAAACTCGCTATAAAAATAGTCACCATTTATTGACGCAAAATTGACATAAGACAATGCATTCCCGATCACACTTTTGCACGAAAGAGTTCGTTACATTTCGTTTACCTCCCTTACCCAAGAGGTACGATCGTTTTGTTAATCTCCGCCCACGATAACAAACCAACACAGGTTCACAGCGGACAACAGCCTGTGTGACGTTGCCCAGACTCAATCATCACGAGGTTTCACACCATGTTGCAAAACGCCTTTGGAGTGCTGCAGAAGATCGGCCGTGCGCTGATGCTGCCTGTAGCCATTTTGCCAGTTGCCGGTATCCTGCTGGGTATCGGTGCTGCTGATTTTAGCTTCCTGCCTTCCCTGCTGAG from Endozoicomonas sp. NE40 includes:
- a CDS encoding ABC transporter substrate-binding protein; protein product: MIQRLLITTLLTCLATSVTASAAPSNRPTGTVNVLHWWTSPSEAAAMDILKDHYAKSRFTWTDQAIVGGGGGRAMTVLKSQVISGNPPHAAQISGQGIQDWASLGLLAHIDGTVNRNQWTSVLPEFVSETIQFQGRYYGVPVGIHRSNWLWINPKAFETTGLAIPSSWDDLIAIAPRLRRAGFIPLTHGGEAWQQAAIFESVVLSEGGADFYRQALVDHDHKALTSPTMIKVFRKLKQIASLTPDNRTRMSWDRATQEIINNQAAVMLMGDWALGEFKMNGQVEGEDFYCQPAFGTDKKFIYNIDSFVMFNLRRFRDRQAQHGLTHQLMDKETQIAFNEKKGSIPVRMDAAEYLQGCQQQSLEDLQASIKANTLVPSIIHGMATRESLQIPAINFVSSYMSDPVVTPEQAVKSLSAALLSPSNSLSNSL